One window of Hylemonella gracilis genomic DNA carries:
- the xseA gene encoding exodeoxyribonuclease VII large subunit — MSEQSFPVSAPRVWQVGALCRAVADALDARFNPVVVRGEISGYNLAASGHAYFTLKDPNGRDGGQLRCAMFRRAASLLDFAPREGDQVEVRGRLSVYEARGDLQLVVESMTRAGAGTLFEQFLRLKARLEAEGLFDAARKRDLPRLPRGIGVVTSLGAAALRDVATALRRRAPHVPVRIAPAAVQGAAAPAELVMALQRLYALAAQGEIDVILLVRGGGSIEDLWAFNDEQLVRAIARSPVPVVSGVGHETDFTLADFVADLRAPTPTAAAELAAEPQANWLGALALLQEQLRDAVHERLDLAAQRLDLALGRLGRPSARLARQRLRANGLAQGLQHAAARVVLLQRQALLRRAEAWPQALRRDAQARRQRLDHAALRLQLLDPSLVLQRGYAWLVDAEGHAVTRVAQTHAGQWLRATLADGHVAVTVASPSDGLVERPPGRGRQAPT, encoded by the coding sequence CCTCGCTGCCAGCGGGCATGCCTATTTCACGCTCAAGGACCCGAACGGTCGTGACGGCGGGCAACTGCGGTGCGCAATGTTCCGCCGCGCTGCCAGCCTGCTGGATTTCGCGCCCCGTGAGGGGGATCAGGTCGAGGTGCGGGGTCGCCTGTCGGTCTACGAAGCCCGGGGTGATCTGCAACTCGTTGTCGAGAGCATGACGCGCGCCGGCGCGGGCACCTTGTTCGAGCAGTTCCTGCGCCTCAAGGCCAGGCTGGAAGCCGAGGGCCTGTTCGACGCCGCGCGCAAGCGGGACCTGCCGCGCCTGCCGCGTGGCATTGGCGTGGTGACCTCCCTGGGGGCCGCCGCCCTGCGCGACGTGGCGACTGCCTTGCGGCGCAGGGCGCCGCATGTGCCGGTGCGTATCGCGCCGGCCGCCGTGCAGGGTGCGGCCGCCCCGGCGGAGCTGGTGATGGCCTTGCAGCGGCTTTACGCCTTGGCGGCGCAGGGGGAGATCGACGTGATTCTGCTGGTGCGTGGAGGGGGCTCCATCGAGGATTTGTGGGCCTTCAACGACGAGCAACTGGTGCGCGCGATTGCCCGCAGCCCTGTGCCGGTGGTGAGCGGCGTGGGGCATGAAACCGATTTCACCCTGGCCGATTTCGTAGCCGACCTGCGCGCGCCCACACCCACGGCGGCGGCAGAGTTGGCGGCCGAACCGCAAGCCAATTGGCTGGGCGCGCTGGCTTTGCTGCAGGAACAACTGCGCGATGCCGTCCATGAGCGTCTGGATCTCGCGGCCCAGCGCCTCGACTTGGCCCTGGGTCGTCTCGGCCGTCCTTCGGCCCGACTGGCGCGTCAGCGCCTGCGCGCCAATGGCCTGGCCCAGGGTCTGCAGCATGCGGCGGCGCGCGTTGTGCTGCTTCAGCGCCAAGCCCTGCTGCGTCGGGCCGAAGCCTGGCCGCAGGCGTTGCGGCGCGATGCGCAAGCCCGTCGTCAACGTCTGGACCACGCGGCTCTGCGCCTGCAATTGCTGGACCCCTCCCTGGTCCTGCAGCGGGGTTACGCCTGGCTGGTTGATGCCGAGGGCCATGCGGTGACTCGCGTGGCCCAGACCCATGCCGGGCAGTGGCTACGCGCGACCCTGGCCGATGGTCATGTCGCCGTGACGGTGGCGTCGCCATCGGATGGTCTGGTTGAGAGACCGCCTGGGCGAGGGCGCCAGGCCCCCACATGA
- a CDS encoding superoxide dismutase, producing MEHTLPPLPYAIDALAPHYSKETLEFHHGKHHNAYVVNLNNLQKGTEFESKTLEEIVKTSSGGIYNNAAQIWNHTFFWNGMKPNGGGEPTGALAAAINAKWGSYAAFKEAFVKSAVGNFGSGWTWLIKKADGSLDILNTGAAGTPLKSGEGKALLTVDVWEHAYYIDYRNLRQKFVETFFDKLVNWDFVAKNFA from the coding sequence ATGGAACACACCCTGCCCCCCCTGCCTTATGCCATCGACGCCCTGGCACCGCACTACTCCAAGGAAACGCTGGAGTTCCACCATGGCAAGCACCACAATGCCTACGTGGTGAACCTGAACAACCTGCAGAAGGGCACGGAGTTCGAGAGCAAGACGCTGGAAGAGATCGTCAAGACGTCCAGCGGTGGCATCTACAACAATGCGGCCCAGATCTGGAACCACACCTTCTTCTGGAATGGCATGAAGCCGAATGGCGGTGGTGAACCCACGGGCGCATTGGCTGCGGCCATCAATGCCAAGTGGGGCAGCTACGCGGCTTTCAAGGAGGCTTTCGTCAAGAGCGCCGTGGGCAACTTCGGCTCGGGCTGGACCTGGCTCATCAAGAAGGCGGACGGCAGCCTGGACATCCTCAACACTGGTGCCGCGGGCACACCGCTCAAGAGCGGCGAAGGCAAGGCCTTGCTGACGGTGGACGTCTGGGAACACGCCTATTACATTGACTACCGCAATCTGCGCCAGAAGTTCGTCGAAACCTTCTTCGACAAGCTGGTGAACTGGGATTTCGTGGCCAAGAACTTCGCCTGA
- a CDS encoding NADP-dependent isocitrate dehydrogenase, with translation MSTPTIIYTLTDEAPLLATASFLPIIRTFAAPAGVKVDTSDISVAGRIIGEFSDFLPPEQRTPNTLAELGKKTLEPDANIIKLPNISASIPQLKAAIKELQGKGYKVPDYPDEPKTEEEKKIRQRYAKVSGSAVNPVLREGNSDRRAPLAVKNYARKNPHSMGKWSATSKSHVSHMSSGDFYGSEKSALIAKSGSVKIELIAKDGARTVLKEKTPVLAGELIDASVMSKKALASFLEVQVAEAKAQGVLFSAHLKATMMKVSDPIIFGQVVVAYYKDVLAKYDADLKKIGFNPNNGIGDLYARLKDLPEATAKAIEADIQALYARGPGLAMVNSDKGITNLHVPSDVIVDASMPAMIRNSGQMWGADGKSYDTKAVIPDRCYAGIYQATIDDCKANGALDPVTMGSVPNVGLMAQAAEEYGSHDKTFQIPADGVVRVSDESGATLFEHPVEVGDIWRMCQTKDAAIQDWVKLAVTRARASGTPAIFWLDAQRAHDANVIKKVETYLKNHDTQGLDIRVLPPVEAIKFSLARIRKGQDTISVTGNVLRDYLTDLFPIMELGTSAKMLSIVPLMAGGGMYETGAGGSAPKHVQQLVEENHLRWDSLGEFMALAVSLEDLGIKSGNAQAKVLAKTLDTATGKFLDNDKNPKPKAGQLDNRGSQFYIALYWAQELVAQTEDKALAAKFAPLAKALADGEQAIIKELTDVQGKAVDIGGYYKPDMAKLEAVMRPSPTLNAALAATA, from the coding sequence ATGAGCACTCCGACCATCATCTACACGCTGACCGACGAGGCCCCGCTGCTGGCGACGGCTTCCTTCCTGCCCATCATCCGTACCTTTGCCGCGCCTGCGGGCGTGAAGGTGGACACCAGCGATATCTCGGTGGCCGGTCGCATCATCGGCGAGTTTTCCGACTTCCTGCCGCCTGAGCAGCGCACGCCCAATACTCTGGCCGAGCTGGGCAAGAAGACGCTGGAGCCGGACGCGAACATCATCAAGCTGCCCAACATCAGCGCCTCCATCCCGCAGTTGAAGGCCGCCATCAAGGAACTGCAGGGCAAGGGCTACAAGGTGCCGGACTATCCGGACGAGCCCAAGACCGAGGAAGAAAAGAAGATCCGCCAGCGTTACGCCAAGGTGTCGGGCAGCGCGGTGAACCCCGTGCTGCGCGAGGGCAACTCCGACCGCCGCGCGCCGCTGGCCGTCAAGAACTACGCGCGCAAGAACCCGCACAGCATGGGCAAGTGGTCGGCGACGAGCAAGAGCCATGTCTCGCACATGAGCAGCGGTGATTTCTACGGCAGCGAGAAATCCGCGCTGATTGCCAAGTCCGGCAGCGTCAAGATCGAACTGATCGCCAAGGACGGCGCCCGCACCGTGCTCAAGGAAAAAACCCCGGTGCTGGCCGGTGAACTGATCGATGCCTCGGTGATGAGCAAGAAGGCGCTCGCCAGCTTCCTCGAAGTCCAGGTGGCCGAGGCCAAGGCCCAGGGCGTGCTGTTCTCGGCCCACCTGAAGGCGACCATGATGAAGGTCTCCGACCCCATCATCTTCGGCCAGGTGGTGGTGGCCTATTACAAGGACGTGCTGGCCAAGTACGACGCCGACCTCAAGAAGATCGGCTTCAACCCCAACAACGGCATCGGCGACCTGTACGCGCGGCTGAAGGATCTGCCCGAAGCAACCGCCAAGGCCATCGAGGCGGACATCCAGGCGTTGTACGCCAGGGGCCCCGGCCTGGCCATGGTCAATTCGGACAAGGGCATCACCAACCTGCACGTGCCCAGCGACGTGATCGTCGACGCTTCCATGCCCGCGATGATCCGCAACAGTGGCCAGATGTGGGGCGCGGACGGCAAGTCCTACGACACCAAGGCCGTGATTCCCGACCGCTGCTACGCTGGCATCTACCAGGCCACGATCGACGATTGCAAAGCCAACGGCGCGCTCGACCCGGTGACCATGGGCAGCGTGCCCAACGTGGGCCTGATGGCCCAGGCCGCCGAGGAATACGGCTCGCACGACAAGACCTTCCAGATTCCCGCCGACGGCGTGGTACGCGTGAGCGACGAGTCCGGCGCGACGCTTTTCGAGCATCCGGTGGAGGTGGGCGATATCTGGCGCATGTGCCAGACCAAGGACGCCGCCATCCAGGACTGGGTCAAGCTCGCCGTCACGCGCGCGCGCGCCAGCGGCACGCCGGCCATTTTCTGGCTCGATGCCCAGCGCGCCCATGACGCCAACGTGATCAAGAAAGTCGAGACCTACCTCAAGAACCACGATACCCAGGGCCTGGACATCCGCGTCCTGCCGCCGGTGGAGGCCATCAAGTTCTCGCTCGCGCGCATCCGCAAGGGCCAGGACACAATCTCCGTCACCGGCAACGTGCTGCGCGACTATCTGACCGACCTCTTCCCCATCATGGAACTGGGCACCAGCGCCAAGATGCTGTCCATCGTGCCGCTGATGGCGGGGGGCGGCATGTATGAAACCGGCGCAGGCGGCTCGGCGCCCAAGCATGTGCAGCAACTGGTGGAGGAAAACCACCTGCGCTGGGACTCGCTGGGCGAATTCATGGCCCTGGCCGTGTCGCTGGAAGATCTCGGCATCAAGAGCGGCAATGCGCAAGCCAAGGTGCTGGCCAAGACGCTGGACACCGCCACGGGCAAGTTCCTGGATAACGACAAAAACCCCAAGCCCAAGGCTGGCCAGCTCGACAACCGCGGCAGCCAGTTTTATATCGCGCTCTACTGGGCACAGGAACTGGTTGCGCAGACCGAGGACAAGGCCCTGGCCGCCAAGTTCGCGCCGCTGGCGAAGGCGTTGGCAGACGGTGAGCAGGCCATCATCAAGGAATTGACCGACGTGCAGGGCAAGGCCGTGGATATTGGTGGCTATTACAAGCCGGACATGGCCAAGCTGGAGGCCGTGATGCGTCCGAGCCCGACCTTGAACGCCGCGCTCGCTGCAACGGCCTGA
- a CDS encoding methyl-accepting chemotaxis protein, with product MLRQFRIRVRLQLGFAVLLLLSAIVVAIGGFGLHVARQGLAGITQELLPVNTIVGTARLALLESHGAAAQMAASIFETQDIKAARAQWDQAQRTIDQAMRDFEARTKTQKSRDDLASFSKHMKSYREQLTLFANKLADSGYADSKEALLDLKAAEAAGWTQAFEQLSGVDAVLAQTSQGVFAKVNGAVAAIFVVFVIAFAASCVLGIAIASWLGRSIVAPLDQAREFAGRIAQGDFTTHPSLIGKDEATDMMRALDGMQSALTRVVSAVRHAADGIQVASSEVAMGNQDLSARTENQASALKQTAVSMERLGVTVNRNAGSAGQANELARNASGVAAEGGGVVAQLVETMRGINDSSAKIADIIGVIDGIAFQTNILALNAAVEAARAGELGRGFAVVAGEVRNLAQRSAEAAKEIKVLIGDSVGKVEQGSALADRAGATISDVVLSIQRVSGIVAEITVASREQSTGVAQATQAISQMDGATQQNAALVEQMAAAAVSLRTQAQDMVRSVNVFKLATSESSVAEPLRLN from the coding sequence ATGTTGCGTCAGTTCAGAATCCGCGTGCGTCTCCAACTGGGTTTCGCGGTGCTGCTTCTGTTGTCGGCGATCGTCGTCGCGATCGGAGGTTTCGGCCTGCATGTCGCGCGCCAGGGCCTGGCGGGCATTACCCAGGAACTGCTGCCCGTCAATACCATCGTGGGCACCGCGCGCCTGGCCTTGCTCGAGAGCCACGGCGCGGCGGCCCAGATGGCAGCCTCCATCTTTGAGACCCAGGACATCAAGGCGGCCCGCGCGCAGTGGGACCAGGCGCAACGCACCATCGACCAGGCCATGCGCGATTTCGAGGCCCGGACCAAGACCCAGAAATCCCGGGACGATCTGGCCAGCTTCTCGAAGCACATGAAAAGCTACCGCGAGCAGTTGACGCTGTTCGCCAACAAGCTCGCCGACAGCGGTTATGCCGATAGCAAGGAAGCCCTGCTGGACCTCAAGGCAGCCGAGGCGGCAGGCTGGACCCAGGCCTTCGAACAGCTCAGCGGCGTGGACGCCGTGCTGGCCCAGACCAGTCAGGGCGTGTTCGCCAAGGTCAATGGCGCGGTGGCGGCCATCTTCGTGGTTTTCGTCATTGCCTTTGCCGCGTCATGCGTGCTGGGCATCGCCATCGCCAGCTGGCTTGGGCGTTCCATCGTGGCGCCCCTGGACCAGGCCCGGGAATTCGCCGGGCGCATCGCCCAGGGCGACTTCACCACCCATCCTTCGTTGATCGGCAAGGACGAAGCCACCGACATGATGCGCGCGCTCGACGGCATGCAAAGCGCGCTGACACGCGTGGTGTCGGCCGTGCGGCACGCAGCTGATGGCATCCAGGTCGCCAGCAGCGAAGTCGCGATGGGCAATCAGGATCTGTCCGCGCGCACGGAGAATCAGGCCAGCGCGCTCAAGCAAACGGCGGTGTCGATGGAGCGCCTGGGTGTCACCGTGAACCGGAATGCGGGCAGCGCGGGGCAGGCCAACGAACTGGCGCGCAATGCCTCCGGCGTGGCCGCGGAGGGCGGCGGAGTGGTCGCTCAACTGGTCGAAACCATGCGCGGCATCAACGACAGTTCGGCCAAGATCGCCGACATCATCGGTGTCATCGATGGCATTGCGTTCCAGACCAATATCCTGGCCCTGAACGCGGCGGTCGAGGCGGCGCGTGCAGGGGAGCTGGGACGGGGTTTCGCGGTGGTCGCCGGCGAGGTGCGCAATCTTGCGCAGCGCAGCGCCGAGGCCGCTAAGGAGATCAAGGTCCTGATCGGTGATTCGGTGGGCAAGGTCGAGCAGGGCAGCGCCTTGGCGGACCGCGCCGGTGCGACGATCAGCGACGTGGTTCTCAGCATCCAGCGCGTCAGCGGCATCGTGGCCGAGATCACCGTCGCCAGCCGGGAGCAAAGCACGGGTGTGGCCCAGGCCACGCAGGCGATCTCGCAGATGGATGGCGCGACGCAACAGAACGCGGCCCTGGTGGAGCAGATGGCCGCCGCAGCGGTCAGCCTGCGTACGCAAGCCCAGGACATGGTGCGTTCTGTGAATGTCTTCAAGCTGGCGACATCCGAATCGTCAGTGGCTGAACCACTGCGCCTGAACTGA
- a CDS encoding DUF192 domain-containing protein produces the protein MIKALSPKRHSTHLPPHLAAALSRRPGRLAGLVASLFLSLCLGLVPRPGQTEEVAQRDLPRATLNAGMYLVHVQVAATAEQRAIGLMYRTDLRDNEGMLFIFEKPQMQCFWMKNTYIPLTAAFIADDGAIVNTVNMQPRTTNSHCSTQPVRYVLEVRQGWLAQHGFGPGKRLTGGPFKEN, from the coding sequence ATGATCAAGGCCCTGTCGCCCAAGCGGCACAGCACACACCTACCTCCACACCTCGCCGCAGCCCTGTCCCGCAGGCCCGGACGCCTCGCTGGACTTGTCGCCAGCTTGTTCCTGAGCCTGTGCCTCGGCTTGGTGCCTCGCCCTGGACAGACTGAGGAGGTGGCTCAGCGGGACCTGCCGCGCGCCACGCTGAACGCGGGCATGTACCTGGTCCATGTCCAAGTGGCCGCCACAGCCGAACAGCGCGCCATCGGACTGATGTACCGGACGGACCTGCGCGACAACGAGGGCATGCTTTTCATTTTCGAGAAGCCCCAGATGCAATGCTTCTGGATGAAAAACACCTACATCCCACTGACCGCCGCCTTCATCGCGGATGACGGCGCCATCGTGAACACAGTGAACATGCAACCGCGGACGACCAACTCCCATTGCTCCACCCAGCCCGTGCGCTACGTGCTTGAAGTGCGGCAAGGTTGGCTGGCGCAACATGGATTCGGCCCCGGCAAGCGCCTGACCGGGGGGCCTTTCAAGGAGAATTAA
- the clpS gene encoding ATP-dependent Clp protease adapter ClpS: protein MASKPPAPPKQPIVKPDRENPGAGGDSVVLERRPQRVQPPQMFQVVMLNDDYTPMEFVVVVIQEYFNKDLETATQIMLKIHLDGRAVCGVYTKDVAATKVDRVLEAARKAGHPLQCVAEPME, encoded by the coding sequence ATGGCAAGCAAACCACCGGCACCTCCCAAACAGCCTATCGTCAAGCCCGATCGAGAAAACCCCGGCGCGGGTGGTGATTCCGTTGTGCTGGAACGACGGCCCCAGAGGGTACAGCCACCGCAAATGTTTCAGGTGGTGATGCTCAACGATGACTACACCCCGATGGAATTCGTGGTGGTGGTCATACAAGAGTATTTCAACAAGGACCTGGAAACGGCGACGCAAATCATGCTCAAGATCCATCTGGATGGACGGGCGGTCTGTGGCGTCTATACCAAAGACGTGGCCGCGACCAAGGTAGATCGGGTGCTCGAAGCCGCTCGCAAGGCGGGGCACCCGCTTCAGTGCGTGGCCGAACCTATGGAATGA
- the clpA gene encoding ATP-dependent Clp protease ATP-binding subunit ClpA has translation MIAQELEVSLHMAFVEARQQRHEFITVEHLLLALLDNPSAAEVLRACAANIDDLRKSLTNFIKDNTPQVAGTEEVDTQPTLGFQRVIQRAIMHVQSTGSGKKEVTGANVLVAIFGEKDSHAVYYLHQQGVTRLDVVNFIAHGIKKSDPPEASKSNDNAGEAEEGTTAEKGDGKASPLEQFTVNLNQQAKDGKIDPLIGREFEVERVIQILCRRRKNNPLLVGEAGVGKTAIAEGLAWRIVQNDVPEILAEANVYSLDMGALLAGTKYRGDFEQRLKGVLKSLKDKPNAILFIDEIHTLIGAGAASGGTLDASNLLKPALSSGQLKCIGATTFTEYRGIFEKDAALSRRFQKVDVVEPSVQETIEILKGLKSRFEEHHNVKYANAALQAAAELSAKYINDRHLPDKAIDVIDEAGAAQRILPPSKRKKTISKSEVEEIVAKIARIPPANVSNDDRGKLQTIERDLKSVVFGQDKALEALASAVKMARSGLGKPDKPIGAFLFSGPTGVGKTEAAKQLAYILGIELIRFDMSEYMERHAVSRLIGAPPGYVGFDQGGLLTEAVTKKPHCVLLLDEIEKAHPDIFNVLLQVMDHGTLTDNNGRKADFRNVIIVMTTNAGAETMNKATIGFTNPRQAGDEMGDIKRLFTPEFRNRLDAIVSFKPLDEQIILRVVDKFLLQLETQLAEKKVEVTFTDALRQHLAKKGFDPLMGARPMQRLIQDTIRRALADELLFGRLVDGGRLSVDVEVVKDEKGEDKTDVKLDIQPLPKKEGKAKPEEATATD, from the coding sequence ATGATTGCCCAGGAACTGGAAGTCAGTTTGCACATGGCGTTCGTCGAGGCTCGGCAACAGCGCCATGAATTCATCACTGTGGAGCATCTGCTTCTGGCCTTGCTGGACAACCCCAGCGCGGCCGAGGTGTTGCGAGCGTGCGCGGCCAATATCGATGACCTGCGCAAGAGCTTGACCAACTTCATTAAGGACAACACGCCGCAGGTCGCAGGTACCGAGGAAGTGGACACGCAACCCACCCTCGGTTTCCAGCGCGTGATCCAGCGCGCCATCATGCATGTGCAGAGCACCGGCAGCGGCAAGAAAGAGGTTACCGGCGCCAACGTGTTGGTCGCCATCTTTGGTGAAAAGGACTCGCACGCGGTCTATTACCTGCATCAGCAGGGAGTGACGCGCCTGGACGTGGTGAACTTCATCGCCCATGGCATCAAGAAGAGTGACCCGCCGGAAGCCAGCAAGTCCAATGACAACGCGGGTGAAGCGGAAGAAGGCACCACTGCGGAGAAAGGCGACGGCAAGGCTTCGCCGCTCGAGCAGTTCACCGTCAACCTGAACCAGCAGGCCAAGGATGGCAAGATCGATCCGCTGATCGGCCGCGAGTTCGAGGTCGAGCGCGTCATCCAGATCCTCTGCCGTCGCCGCAAGAACAATCCGCTGTTGGTGGGTGAGGCTGGCGTGGGCAAGACAGCCATCGCCGAAGGCCTGGCCTGGCGCATCGTGCAGAACGATGTGCCCGAGATTCTGGCCGAGGCCAACGTCTATTCGCTGGACATGGGCGCACTGCTGGCGGGCACCAAGTACCGCGGTGATTTCGAGCAACGCCTCAAGGGCGTGCTCAAATCCCTGAAGGACAAGCCTAACGCCATCTTGTTCATCGACGAGATTCACACCCTGATCGGTGCCGGTGCGGCCAGTGGGGGCACGCTGGACGCGAGCAATCTGCTCAAGCCCGCCTTGTCCAGCGGCCAGCTCAAGTGCATCGGCGCAACGACCTTCACCGAGTACCGCGGTATCTTCGAGAAGGACGCGGCCCTGTCGCGTCGTTTCCAGAAAGTGGACGTGGTGGAGCCCAGCGTGCAGGAAACCATCGAGATCCTCAAGGGCCTGAAATCCCGTTTTGAGGAGCATCACAACGTCAAGTACGCCAATGCCGCCTTGCAAGCGGCGGCGGAACTGAGCGCCAAGTACATCAACGACCGGCATCTGCCCGACAAGGCGATCGACGTGATCGACGAGGCCGGCGCGGCCCAGCGCATCTTGCCGCCCTCCAAGCGCAAGAAGACCATCAGCAAGAGCGAGGTCGAGGAAATCGTCGCCAAGATCGCGCGCATTCCGCCCGCGAACGTGAGCAATGACGACCGCGGCAAGCTGCAGACCATCGAACGGGATCTGAAGAGCGTGGTTTTTGGCCAGGACAAGGCCCTGGAGGCACTGGCTTCCGCCGTCAAGATGGCGCGTTCGGGCCTGGGCAAGCCGGATAAGCCGATCGGTGCTTTCCTGTTCAGTGGCCCCACGGGCGTGGGCAAGACCGAAGCCGCCAAGCAGCTGGCCTACATCCTGGGCATTGAGCTGATCCGCTTCGACATGTCCGAGTACATGGAGCGTCATGCGGTGAGTCGCCTCATCGGCGCCCCCCCGGGCTACGTCGGTTTCGATCAAGGCGGCCTGCTGACCGAAGCCGTGACCAAGAAGCCGCATTGCGTGCTGCTGCTCGATGAAATCGAAAAGGCACATCCGGACATCTTCAACGTGCTGCTGCAGGTCATGGACCACGGCACGCTGACGGACAACAATGGGCGCAAGGCCGATTTCCGCAACGTCATCATTGTCATGACGACGAACGCGGGTGCCGAGACCATGAACAAGGCAACCATTGGCTTCACCAACCCGCGCCAGGCCGGGGACGAGATGGGTGACATCAAGCGCCTGTTCACGCCCGAGTTCCGCAACCGTCTGGACGCCATTGTCAGCTTCAAGCCACTGGATGAGCAGATCATCCTGCGCGTGGTGGACAAGTTCCTGCTTCAACTGGAAACGCAACTCGCGGAAAAGAAGGTCGAAGTTACCTTTACCGATGCGCTACGTCAGCACCTGGCCAAGAAGGGCTTCGACCCACTGATGGGCGCACGCCCGATGCAGCGCCTGATCCAGGACACCATCCGTCGCGCGTTGGCGGACGAGTTGCTGTTTGGTCGTCTGGTCGATGGCGGCCGTCTGTCGGTGGACGTGGAAGTGGTGAAGGACGAGAAGGGCGAGGACAAGACCGATGTCAAGCTCGACATCCAGCCTTTGCCGAAGAAGGAAGGCAAAGCCAAGCCCGAGGAGGCCACCGCCACGGACTGA